A stretch of Carassius auratus strain Wakin unplaced genomic scaffold, ASM336829v1 scaf_tig00003436, whole genome shotgun sequence DNA encodes these proteins:
- the LOC113070199 gene encoding Wilms tumor protein homolog isoform X1: MGSDVRDLNTLLPPVPPLPVGNGNCTLPVSSTPQWAPMLDFHTGAPYSSLAQHSFIKQEPSWGTADPHEDPHCGLSAFTVHFSGQFTGTGACRYGAFGAPPPSQPPPSQPRMFSNGPYLSNCMDSQPSSRNQGYGTVSFDGATNYGHTPSHHTSQFPNHSFKHEDPITQQSNMGDQQYPVPPPVYGCHTPSDSCTGSQALLLRNPYNSSDNLYQMAASQLECMAWNPVNSLASTIKSHAGGYESDPSTPMVYSCSTQYRIHTHGVFRGLQDVRRVPGITPAIVRSSETNEKRPFMCAYPGCNKRYFKLSHLQMHSRKHTGEKPYQCDFTDCGRRFSRSDQLKRHQRRHTGVKPFQCETCQRKFSRSDHLKTHTRTHTGKTSEKPFNCRWPNCQKKFARSDELVRHHNMHQRNLTKLQLAI, encoded by the exons ATGGGTTCTGATGTACGTGACCTCAACACTCTTCTCCCTCCCGTGCCCCCACTGCCTGTGGGGAACGGTAACTGCACCCTGCCCGTGAGCAGCACCCCACAGTGGGCTCCGATGCTGGACTTTCACACCGGAGCTCCCTACAGCTCGCTGGCCCAGCACTCTTTCATCAAGCAGGAGCCCAGTTGGGGTACGGCCGACCCCCATGAAGACCCTCACTGTGGGCTAAGCGCCTTTACCGTGCACTTCTCCGGACAGTTCACTGGCACTGGGGCCTGCAGGTACGGAGCCTTCGGGGCCCCTCCACCCAGCCAGCCTCCACCCAGTCAGCCCAGGATGTTCAGCAATGGTCCTTACCTCTCCAACTGCATGGACAGCCAGCCCAGCTCCAGGAATCAGG GTTATGGCACAGTGTCTTTTGATGGAGCCACGAACTACGGACACACACCTTCCCACCACACCTCGCAGTTTCCCAACCATTCCTTCAAGCACGAGGACCCCATCACGCAGCAAAGCAACATGG gtGACCAGCAGTATCCTGTCCCTCCTCCAGTATACGGCTGCCACACTCCCTCAGACAGCTGTACAGGAAGTCAGGCTCTGCTCCTGAGGAACCCATACAACAG CAGCGATAATTTATATCAAATGGCAGCGTCGCAGCTGGAATGCATGGCGTGGAATCCCGTCAACTCTCTGGCGTCCACTATAAAGAG CCACGCAGGAGGGTATGAGAGTGACCCCAGCACGCCCATGGTCTACAGCTGCAGCACACAGTACCGCATCCACACCCACGGCGTCTTCAGAGGCCTTCAG GATGTGCGGAGAGTACCGGGCATTACACCCGCCATTGTGCGTTCATCTGAAACCAACGAAAAAAGGCCGTTCATGTGCGCCTACCCAGGCTGTAACAAAAGATACTTTAAACTATCTCACTTACAGATGCACAGCCGTAAACATACAG GGGAGAAACCCTATCAGTGTGACTTCACAGACTGTGGTCGCAGGTTCTCCAGATCAGACCAGCTGAAAAGACACCAGAGAAGACACACAG gcGTTAAGCCATTCCAGTGCGAAACCTGTCAGAGAAAGTTCTCACGGTCAGACCACCTTAAGACCCACACCCGGACACATACAGGTAAAACAA
- the LOC113070199 gene encoding Wilms tumor protein homolog isoform X4 yields the protein MGSDVRDLNTLLPPVPPLPVGNGNCTLPVSSTPQWAPMLDFHTGAPYSSLAQHSFIKQEPSWGTADPHEDPHCGLSAFTVHFSGQFTGTGACRYGAFGAPPPSQPPPSQPRMFSNGPYLSNCMDSQPSSRNQGYGTVSFDGATNYGHTPSHHTSQFPNHSFKHEDPITQQSNMGDQQYPVPPPVYGCHTPSDSCTGSQALLLRNPYNSDNLYQMAASQLECMAWNPVNSLASTIKSHAGGYESDPSTPMVYSCSTQYRIHTHGVFRGLQDVRRVPGITPAIVRSSETNEKRPFMCAYPGCNKRYFKLSHLQMHSRKHTGEKPYQCDFTDCGRRFSRSDQLKRHQRRHTGVKPFQCETCQRKFSRSDHLKTHTRTHTGEKPFNCRWPNCQKKFARSDELVRHHNMHQRNLTKLQLAI from the exons ATGGGTTCTGATGTACGTGACCTCAACACTCTTCTCCCTCCCGTGCCCCCACTGCCTGTGGGGAACGGTAACTGCACCCTGCCCGTGAGCAGCACCCCACAGTGGGCTCCGATGCTGGACTTTCACACCGGAGCTCCCTACAGCTCGCTGGCCCAGCACTCTTTCATCAAGCAGGAGCCCAGTTGGGGTACGGCCGACCCCCATGAAGACCCTCACTGTGGGCTAAGCGCCTTTACCGTGCACTTCTCCGGACAGTTCACTGGCACTGGGGCCTGCAGGTACGGAGCCTTCGGGGCCCCTCCACCCAGCCAGCCTCCACCCAGTCAGCCCAGGATGTTCAGCAATGGTCCTTACCTCTCCAACTGCATGGACAGCCAGCCCAGCTCCAGGAATCAGG GTTATGGCACAGTGTCTTTTGATGGAGCCACGAACTACGGACACACACCTTCCCACCACACCTCGCAGTTTCCCAACCATTCCTTCAAGCACGAGGACCCCATCACGCAGCAAAGCAACATGG gtGACCAGCAGTATCCTGTCCCTCCTCCAGTATACGGCTGCCACACTCCCTCAGACAGCTGTACAGGAAGTCAGGCTCTGCTCCTGAGGAACCCATACAACAG CGATAATTTATATCAAATGGCAGCGTCGCAGCTGGAATGCATGGCGTGGAATCCCGTCAACTCTCTGGCGTCCACTATAAAGAG CCACGCAGGAGGGTATGAGAGTGACCCCAGCACGCCCATGGTCTACAGCTGCAGCACACAGTACCGCATCCACACCCACGGCGTCTTCAGAGGCCTTCAG GATGTGCGGAGAGTACCGGGCATTACACCCGCCATTGTGCGTTCATCTGAAACCAACGAAAAAAGGCCGTTCATGTGCGCCTACCCAGGCTGTAACAAAAGATACTTTAAACTATCTCACTTACAGATGCACAGCCGTAAACATACAG GGGAGAAACCCTATCAGTGTGACTTCACAGACTGTGGTCGCAGGTTCTCCAGATCAGACCAGCTGAAAAGACACCAGAGAAGACACACAG gcGTTAAGCCATTCCAGTGCGAAACCTGTCAGAGAAAGTTCTCACGGTCAGACCACCTTAAGACCCACACCCGGACACATACAG
- the LOC113070199 gene encoding Wilms tumor protein homolog isoform X2, producing MGSDVRDLNTLLPPVPPLPVGNGNCTLPVSSTPQWAPMLDFHTGAPYSSLAQHSFIKQEPSWGTADPHEDPHCGLSAFTVHFSGQFTGTGACRYGAFGAPPPSQPPPSQPRMFSNGPYLSNCMDSQPSSRNQGYGTVSFDGATNYGHTPSHHTSQFPNHSFKHEDPITQQSNMGDQQYPVPPPVYGCHTPSDSCTGSQALLLRNPYNSDNLYQMAASQLECMAWNPVNSLASTIKSHAGGYESDPSTPMVYSCSTQYRIHTHGVFRGLQDVRRVPGITPAIVRSSETNEKRPFMCAYPGCNKRYFKLSHLQMHSRKHTGEKPYQCDFTDCGRRFSRSDQLKRHQRRHTGVKPFQCETCQRKFSRSDHLKTHTRTHTGKTSEKPFNCRWPNCQKKFARSDELVRHHNMHQRNLTKLQLAI from the exons ATGGGTTCTGATGTACGTGACCTCAACACTCTTCTCCCTCCCGTGCCCCCACTGCCTGTGGGGAACGGTAACTGCACCCTGCCCGTGAGCAGCACCCCACAGTGGGCTCCGATGCTGGACTTTCACACCGGAGCTCCCTACAGCTCGCTGGCCCAGCACTCTTTCATCAAGCAGGAGCCCAGTTGGGGTACGGCCGACCCCCATGAAGACCCTCACTGTGGGCTAAGCGCCTTTACCGTGCACTTCTCCGGACAGTTCACTGGCACTGGGGCCTGCAGGTACGGAGCCTTCGGGGCCCCTCCACCCAGCCAGCCTCCACCCAGTCAGCCCAGGATGTTCAGCAATGGTCCTTACCTCTCCAACTGCATGGACAGCCAGCCCAGCTCCAGGAATCAGG GTTATGGCACAGTGTCTTTTGATGGAGCCACGAACTACGGACACACACCTTCCCACCACACCTCGCAGTTTCCCAACCATTCCTTCAAGCACGAGGACCCCATCACGCAGCAAAGCAACATGG gtGACCAGCAGTATCCTGTCCCTCCTCCAGTATACGGCTGCCACACTCCCTCAGACAGCTGTACAGGAAGTCAGGCTCTGCTCCTGAGGAACCCATACAACAG CGATAATTTATATCAAATGGCAGCGTCGCAGCTGGAATGCATGGCGTGGAATCCCGTCAACTCTCTGGCGTCCACTATAAAGAG CCACGCAGGAGGGTATGAGAGTGACCCCAGCACGCCCATGGTCTACAGCTGCAGCACACAGTACCGCATCCACACCCACGGCGTCTTCAGAGGCCTTCAG GATGTGCGGAGAGTACCGGGCATTACACCCGCCATTGTGCGTTCATCTGAAACCAACGAAAAAAGGCCGTTCATGTGCGCCTACCCAGGCTGTAACAAAAGATACTTTAAACTATCTCACTTACAGATGCACAGCCGTAAACATACAG GGGAGAAACCCTATCAGTGTGACTTCACAGACTGTGGTCGCAGGTTCTCCAGATCAGACCAGCTGAAAAGACACCAGAGAAGACACACAG gcGTTAAGCCATTCCAGTGCGAAACCTGTCAGAGAAAGTTCTCACGGTCAGACCACCTTAAGACCCACACCCGGACACATACAGGTAAAACAA
- the LOC113070199 gene encoding Wilms tumor protein homolog isoform X3 — protein MGSDVRDLNTLLPPVPPLPVGNGNCTLPVSSTPQWAPMLDFHTGAPYSSLAQHSFIKQEPSWGTADPHEDPHCGLSAFTVHFSGQFTGTGACRYGAFGAPPPSQPPPSQPRMFSNGPYLSNCMDSQPSSRNQGYGTVSFDGATNYGHTPSHHTSQFPNHSFKHEDPITQQSNMGDQQYPVPPPVYGCHTPSDSCTGSQALLLRNPYNSSDNLYQMAASQLECMAWNPVNSLASTIKSHAGGYESDPSTPMVYSCSTQYRIHTHGVFRGLQDVRRVPGITPAIVRSSETNEKRPFMCAYPGCNKRYFKLSHLQMHSRKHTGEKPYQCDFTDCGRRFSRSDQLKRHQRRHTGVKPFQCETCQRKFSRSDHLKTHTRTHTGEKPFNCRWPNCQKKFARSDELVRHHNMHQRNLTKLQLAI, from the exons ATGGGTTCTGATGTACGTGACCTCAACACTCTTCTCCCTCCCGTGCCCCCACTGCCTGTGGGGAACGGTAACTGCACCCTGCCCGTGAGCAGCACCCCACAGTGGGCTCCGATGCTGGACTTTCACACCGGAGCTCCCTACAGCTCGCTGGCCCAGCACTCTTTCATCAAGCAGGAGCCCAGTTGGGGTACGGCCGACCCCCATGAAGACCCTCACTGTGGGCTAAGCGCCTTTACCGTGCACTTCTCCGGACAGTTCACTGGCACTGGGGCCTGCAGGTACGGAGCCTTCGGGGCCCCTCCACCCAGCCAGCCTCCACCCAGTCAGCCCAGGATGTTCAGCAATGGTCCTTACCTCTCCAACTGCATGGACAGCCAGCCCAGCTCCAGGAATCAGG GTTATGGCACAGTGTCTTTTGATGGAGCCACGAACTACGGACACACACCTTCCCACCACACCTCGCAGTTTCCCAACCATTCCTTCAAGCACGAGGACCCCATCACGCAGCAAAGCAACATGG gtGACCAGCAGTATCCTGTCCCTCCTCCAGTATACGGCTGCCACACTCCCTCAGACAGCTGTACAGGAAGTCAGGCTCTGCTCCTGAGGAACCCATACAACAG CAGCGATAATTTATATCAAATGGCAGCGTCGCAGCTGGAATGCATGGCGTGGAATCCCGTCAACTCTCTGGCGTCCACTATAAAGAG CCACGCAGGAGGGTATGAGAGTGACCCCAGCACGCCCATGGTCTACAGCTGCAGCACACAGTACCGCATCCACACCCACGGCGTCTTCAGAGGCCTTCAG GATGTGCGGAGAGTACCGGGCATTACACCCGCCATTGTGCGTTCATCTGAAACCAACGAAAAAAGGCCGTTCATGTGCGCCTACCCAGGCTGTAACAAAAGATACTTTAAACTATCTCACTTACAGATGCACAGCCGTAAACATACAG GGGAGAAACCCTATCAGTGTGACTTCACAGACTGTGGTCGCAGGTTCTCCAGATCAGACCAGCTGAAAAGACACCAGAGAAGACACACAG gcGTTAAGCCATTCCAGTGCGAAACCTGTCAGAGAAAGTTCTCACGGTCAGACCACCTTAAGACCCACACCCGGACACATACAG